One part of the Macaca mulatta isolate MMU2019108-1 chromosome 6, T2T-MMU8v2.0, whole genome shotgun sequence genome encodes these proteins:
- the SLC25A48 gene encoding solute carrier family 25 member 48 isoform X3, whose product MVYRRESVFGFFKGMSFPLASIAVYNSVVFGVFSNTQRFLSQHRCREPEASPPRTLSDLLLASMVAGVVSVGLGGPVDLIKIRLQMQTQPFRDANLGLKSKAVAPVEQPAYQGPVHCITTIVRNEGVAGLYRGASAMLLRDVPGYCLYFIPYVFLSEWITPEACTGPSPCAVWLAGGMAGAISWGTATPMDVVKSRLQADGVYLNKYKGVLDCISQSYQKEGLKVSPQQACGVSVSSWKVIHTFRGMWDYREGNQEIRQLPVIMCQVPQAGALSSTSPRWSFHMASGGGRYVTYLTEVQRGLVICLQPHSWSMVAPRPGLRLSVTTVCLLIKIGWAVLPHSWLSAFPTPPPGGNCQSRLASFLSSVSSFHQLQAL is encoded by the exons GTGTTTGGCTTCTTCAAGGGCATGTCCTTCCCCCTTGCCAGCATTGCCGTCTACAACTCCGTGGTGTTTGGGGTCTTCAGTAACACGCAGCGGTTCCTCAGCCAGCACCGCTGCAGGGAGCCCGAGGCCAGTCCTCCACGCACACTGTCGGACCTgctcctggccagcatggtggccgGTGTGGTCTCTGTCGGGCTGGGAGGGCCCGTGGACCTCATCAAGATCCGGTTGCAGATGCAGACACAACCGTTTCGGGACG CCAACCTCGGTTTGAAGTCCAAGGCAGTGGCTCCTGTGGAGCAGCCAGCATACCAGGGGCCCGTGCACTGCATTACAACCATTGTGAGGAATGAGGGCGTGGCAGGGCTGTACCGGGGGGCCAGTGCCATGCTGCTGAGGGATGTCCCAGGCTATTGCCTCTACTTCATCCCCTACGTGTTCCTGAGTGAATGGATCACACCTGAGGCCTGCACAGGCCCCAGCCCCTGTGCCGTGTGGCTGGCGGGCGGCATGGCAG gAGCAATTTCTTGGGGGACAGCGACTCCTATGGATGTTGTGAAAAGTCGACTCCAAGCTGATGGggtttatttaaacaaatataaaggTGTCCTGGATTGTATCTCCCAGAGTTACCAGAAGGAAGGTCTTAAAGTAAGCCCACAGCAGGCCTGCGGGGTCAGTGTCAGTTCCTGGAAGGTGATTCACACATTTAGGGGGATGTGGGACTACAGAGAAGGGAATCAGGAGATCAGGCAGCTGCCGGTGATTATGTGTCAGGTGCCACAAGCGGGTGCTTTGTCAAGCACTTCACCTAGGTGGTCTTTTCACATGGCCAGTGGAGGAGGTAGATATGTGACCTACCTGACAGAGGTTCAGAGAGGGCTGGTAATCTGCTTGCAGCCACACAGCTGGTCCATGGTGGCGCCTAGGCCTGGTCTACGTCTGTCTGTCACCACAGTTTGCCTTCTCATCAAGATAGGTTGGGCAGTCCTTCCTCACTCATGGCTCAGTGccttccccacccctcctcctGGTGGGAATTGCCAGAGCCGCCTTGCCTCCTTCCTGTCCTCAGTCAGCTCATTTCACCAGCTCCAGGCCCTGTGA